Sequence from the Notolabrus celidotus isolate fNotCel1 chromosome 14, fNotCel1.pri, whole genome shotgun sequence genome:
TTTTATATGAGGTGTAGAATAACTTGGTTACAGTGTTCAGCATACAGCGTCATCCTTCTGATGTCTATCCCTACGAGTGCCGCGACTCCCTTCTGCGATCCAGTGAATGTACAACAAATGGATACtaatacaaaatgaaaccaCAAGATACTTACTTCTCAGTCCACAGAACTGGAGATAGCGAGTCGATGTTGTTACCAAGTCATAGTCGAAAATAAGAGTTACTTTTTTGTGCTTTACTTGAGCCCACTGTTAATTCAGAGTAGCGTATATTAtctgatttctttttaaatagaaaaaatattcCGGGCCATGCATCAGTTATGCAAATTCTGGATTGTACACTGACACCAACTCTTTAAAGGTAAGTTGTGTTACAAGTTAGCAGATAAAGCCTGAGCATCTCAATTCATGTTTAGGGGGATTCTGTGTCCTTCACAGTGTGCAGTTATTTCTGGAGAGCTACTTTTTGTACTTGCACACAGCTGGCCCTTTTTGACAGGTTTTGCTTGAAAACATGAGAGTGCATAGACGATGAATAATTTTAACTCACTAAAATGACTCTAATTTACTGCAATGTCAGAGATTTAACTTTACTGAAAAGTCAGCATTTGTGATTCTAGCATGGAGCTGGTTTGAAGTTCTGAATGCGTCACAAAGGGGAGCCTCTGTTACCAAATGAAATAGTTGATGTGCTATCACTCCCTCAATGTGTTTGAACGAGAATGAACCTGTGCCTTGTCATTTCTCGATGTGAAGAAATAACCAGGGGGAAGAGAAGAGACTTGTGTTTACTTTTCCTTATAAATACAGTAATTACAGTGTTTTTGTCACTATATGCCATCGATCCTCTGATTGTTCTCATAAGTTACTATTTACACAAAGGAAGATAattttgtgtatatttttttaagtgcttAAAGCAATCTTGCGATTAGATGTTTCCCAAGCACCACCATGGGTACAATTAAAACAGCAGTCTCTCCTCAAGTGTTGGGATGAATTAAATGCATGAGTTATAATGACACTATAAAATGAACGATGATAACCCAAGAGTAAATGTAGGTAAGAGTCAAGAGAATTGAACTAGCAAGTCAAGTGCTTGTAAAATACTCAAAccgattaaattaaattaaagcaaaCATTTTATAGTTATCAAAAGAACATTCCTTCCCTtgcaatgtttgtgtttgcaaaAGTCCAGATGAGACACATTTGTCCTtggagttgtgtttttttccaggcTTAAAGTCAAGAGGAACTTCTTGTCCCATGTGCAGATCCAGacaatattcatttttttcccgTAGTTATTTGAGGTGAAGGATCTTCTTTAACCTGCTTGTTTGGTTGAATCTGCTGGCTGTATGCTTGTCATATTGTGCTGCTGTCTCTTTTGTTAGGTTGTCCTCGGCAGGCTGTGAACGTGCAGGTCATGACTGTCCACAGCGGCCCTGTGACGCTTCGTTTCCTCTGCACTTCAGTCTCAGACCCGGTGACTGCCGCTTGTCACTAATCTGTGCTTTAGTATGATACATTTAAACTGTAGGAGTccatatttttaaatgtcagcCAAGAGGATTAAATCCTCTTTCAAAGGCCCCCccatttccttttttctgaTGATTAAGACTGAGTGCTGGTTGCACTTATCAAGAGGCTCggctgttttcctcctctgcaggtCCAAGGCAAATCACCTGCATTGGAAAGGATTAAGATATGCTGAGAAAGAGCGTTAAGCTTTAATTCACGTTAATTGAACCTGTTTATTTCATTAGTGACATTTAATAAAGTACAACAGCTGCAGTGATTGTGCCCTAACAGAACCCACATTAACAAAATGAATGTTCAATGCAGTGGGAAGTATTAAGAACACCTGCTCATTTTGTAGTCTAATTTGATTAGACCATGTGATAAAAGTcatgacatttacattttctcttgTGAAGGAAATCTGTCCACAGGAAAGGAAGATTAATGTTGTCCGTGACTGAACATATTTGAAGGAGTAAAATATTGTTTACCGTGGTCTGAGGGGAGAAGGTCAAATCTCCACATTGGGGTCTGTGAATCCTTTCTTCCCCTCATTTACGAGGACTGGCTTCTCTGTTCTCGTGTGCCAAACAAGTATCTGGTGAGAAAATGGAACATAAATGACAGCTGCATTAGTAACATGCTGTTCCCTTAATGCACTTGTTCAATGCACTTTCCCCCTTTCAGCTCCCGCTCTGCCTCATGTTCTTCAAAACTGTCAATTCCAGTTATAGCTCCAGCAGGACCTGTCGATGTGGAAAGAGCTACTTGAGCGTGAACCCTGCCTTAGAGGGGAGTGAAGGTGTACAACATGCGTGTGTTATTTTCTAAATATAATAGGTGACTGCAAATGCTTAGACTTGCAGTAtgttcttttttcctcctttgctcCTTTACAGTAGCACTTCTgttctttcctctgtttttataGGTGTGCTGTTTTGTCACCAAGCCTTCAGTCTGGGTTCATTTTGCCTACGAGACCAGACAAACACCCAGGAAAAGGATGGCAAGGAGAACCGGGGCGGGGAAAGAAGAAACTGTCAAGCTCATTTTCCCcgctcctctctgtgttggaACTCTCCTTCCTTTCATCTCACTGTGGTGGCGTCCATGAATTATGCATGGGGCGTGTTTGAGATGTTCCAAGAGCCTACTCCCTCTTTGCTCAGGTGTAGGGGGGAGGTTAATAGTCACGCTCGCATCTGAAGTGGTAGATTATAAGGAAGAGCGATGCCCACGCACGTCTTTccattttttcttcctccttccctCCGCCTTTCTGTCCATCCTTGCACTCATCTGTAATCAGTGTGACGTCCCCGTCCCCCCCAACTCCAATTCCGCTCTCTCAGCCCGCTCCCTGAATCCCCTCCTTTCATTTACCCCTGTGAATGGCCGGGAGGGAGCAGAAAAAGACGGCTGAAAGTATCtctctttcccttcttttccCCTTCTCCgtgtctgtctccatctctacgtttgcgtgtgtgtgaaggtgaTTGCAGTGTGGATACTGGCGAGCGAAAGCCCTCTGGCTGACTTCTCTTTGCATAGAGAGGCTTAGTGATGTGACCTGGACCAAGAGCTGTAAGCAGGACGGGCATGGAGAGGAacattgctgctgctgctgctgctgctgctgctgctgctgctgctgctgctgctgctgctgctgctgctgctgctgcccactGGCTCTTACTCCAATGCACGTGTGTAGAAGAGTGTATGTGGGCAGTGTGAGATAAAATCAATGATCTCTAACTTTTAGGAACTGGTTTACACTCATTTACATTCTGACCATTAGAAAATCTAGTTTTTCATGCTTGTTTTTTCCCAAAAAAGGGCAAGGTTTAAAAGACACTGTAGGGAGATTGAAAAAACAGCAACCCTGTAAGAGTGAGGAAGCTTAAAAAAGTAAGTTTGGCTCAAAGCCTAATCATCTATGATACATTTTTGTCCTGATTGAAAGTTCAGTTGattaaaagtaaatacatttttattcattatgatataagtttgtgttttggtttctcctctaccttcttactttgattttattttactcaattttatctttgtttaatcatgatttttttagggagcctttttaacatctggcaagggactacggatgtaaaattggccttttggctaactctggcatattttcagaaatgttaattaatatgcatggtccttttaaaataataaataaataaataaaaaaaattataattttgcAAGTTAAATTTTAATAAGGGTTCTCCGTATAACCTCATTTGGTTTTCTTATGaagcaaaaaaatgtaaagaagcTACAGTCCTTGCTCTATCTAATGTTTtacaaaagtgaaaatgtgaaacaacGGGTCAGTGCCCCCAAATATCCCccactcagtcgaggcagatgggtgtgtaacatgagtctggttctgctcgaggtttctgcctgttaaaaggaagtttgtccttgctgctgtaacttgctaaatgctgcacagtgatctgctaatggtggattaagatcagATTAGACTGAGTCTtgccctgtcttgatgttgggtctttgttaataatttaacatagagtatggtctagaccagctctgtttgtaaaagcgtcttgagataacatttgctgtgaTACTTAAGTACTTATACtcaataagaataataatttagGACTTAATTTTGTTACTTTCATTAATATATTGGTACTTTCAGAATGAGATATGAATATTTCTTCCACCATAGTCTGTATTTCACCATTCACAcaaacccctaacccctaactgtTCAAGTCAAGCcacttaaaatgtgaaaatgtttaaagaaaaaaattaccTTAGTGCAATTGGCTGCTTTAGGCTCCAGGTCGTTGAGTGTGACAAGCTCCCGGAGCAAACTGCTCTCCTGGTAGCCTCCTTTCACCCCACGAAGCTTAAAATACGCTTGCGGCTTGAAAAGGATGAGCCTTAAGTTGATGGCAAAGCCAGCCATGTCAATGGCAAAGGGCCGATGCGGGTCGAACACTGTCTTCCAGCCGTAGACCTTCCCAGCTGCGTTGACCTTGGGGGACTCGTACCGCAAGCCGCCCACAAAGGCCACAGGCCATACTGAAACTTTCCGAGTCGATCTCATCTAGCAGaggggggaggtggaggaggggtgtggaggagggaaaaagaAGAGTATGTCAACTGAGTAAGTGTACATAACAGTGAGACACACCACTCCAGCATCAGCTTGCTGCCTTGACAGCAGAGCATGGACGGAGGGTTTTACGAGCTGCTGCTATTGTTTACTCTGAGAGATGGAGAATATTGACCCAGCTATTGTGTTGTGAGCAGCTGACACGCTGTAaaatgacacacactgtaccacAACTGCCACACAACAAGCTAATTAGACGCAACCATCTTTAAGAGGAGTAAACGCTGACAGCTCCGAGAGGCTTTGAAGGAGCTAGGTCATTAGAGACAGTGGCTCGCTATAGTTTGCTGAGGAGATTCTCTACAGAAGAGCACTGCCatcctccttttcctttttttgtcctttaatCTTCAGGATCAAACAATCTTTCCGCCTTTTTCTTTGTCTCCCTGTCGGTGAGTCTTTGCAGTTTGAGCATGAGGTGCTGCAGTGAGAAAATAGGGTAAAATGAGGGTAGAGGAAGGTATAGAAACAGTGAAGTCATTTAATCAAACTCAATGCAGCATAAATACTGATACTGCTTCCTCTGGGGGAAGGGCTATTTAAAACAAAGGGGCAAGTGCATATACAGTGTCTGTATGAAGATATATTAGTGTTTGCATGCATATAGAAAATGTCTACATCTGTATACATGCTGGTTTGCttgtgtatttgcacaaagAAGAACAGTCTGTTTGTGGGAAATGCATGCAAATAACCCTTTGCATATACGATCTGTGGAGCTAGATTGGTGTGTGATCTGATGGGCTGCTGTGTGGTCAGTTCAGGGGATCAGAGAGTAGCAGGGTGTAAACAGCATGAGGCTGGCTGGGGGCTTATGGGAATCACTGGATTTGAGCTTTAGGGACAGAGACTGTGCTGGGCGCCCAGATAAGATTTGGCAGGATGTTCTGTCTTAATGAGCTCTGGGTGTTAATGGTGGGAGAGAGGTTTGAGTGCTTCTATGCATGTGTCCATGAGACTGTGCTGCTTTAATTCTAAATGCAGGATCCCATGCTTTATTCTCCATCTACACTTCTTTTATCTCCCTTTTATGTACTTTGCAGTGATGTGCTGTTTTTCTCACATTACTTCCTGTATCAAcaccttgttgttgttgttcatgaAGAGGCTTTTTGATACTATGAGTTCCTCTCTGAGCACCCTAAAGCTTCTCTTTTGAAATTATTTGTAGCCAGGCTGCAGCTGATTCCAGCCTCCAACCTGTTTTGTCCAGACCTCACCTGCCTGCTGCCCTCGTAGTGtgcaaacaaaaatcaattgAAGCATAAATAAGGCTCCCTGCAGGCGATGTCAAGCGGCTCATCACTTCCCCATCTATAATGAAGATGTGAAAAACGGTGTTCCACCTGCTGCCTCTTCTGGGTATTTCAGCTAGAGTCACCCCTGATACTGATGACTGTGTTTCAAAAATAACTAAAGTATAAGTATCATATAAAAGCTAAAAAGTCAAATCTGAAGCTCATATTATTAACATGTTTTCATCCTTGACTTTATCAGTACCACCCAGCACAAAACAGGCAGTGCAATAATGTGTTCCCCTTCTTTCTCTTGCTCATATTTATTCTTAAAGGCTGAAATTGAGGGCAGTGTGTGTTAAAAATAGCACATGCTAACCAGTAAATAACTTTGTGGTTTTGGAGGAAACCATAAAGTTTTCAGATAAAGCCTCATAATTCATGCAGTTCTTTACAGGGTGATCTACTTATTCCATAAAAATGAATTTTTCATGAGGGGTTTGAATTTCAATACACCATCGCCAAAGAAGCTAAAACCAGTATGAGCTAGAAACTCCAGACTCTGCACTGTGGGTATGAATACGCTTCATTATCAGCAATTTACAGCGCTGAATGATCTGGTAGGAGATGTGAAGGTAGTTCAATAACAAGCATTCTAGTCAGATGTTGTGTTGCCTCTGTGGACTATTATTACATGTAATCTGAAGTGCATATTCTATGTGTCAGTCTGTGAAGGCTAAACTGAATACCTGCTGCTCTGTACATCTTAGGTCATATGCTAATATGTTAACTATTTGATTTAATGATGAATTCATTTGGTGCAGTCTCAACATGTTCAAACCCTTCCTGTGTGCACACTTACTATCCATCTATGACTATGAAGTTATGTCCTTCGGATAGTTTTTTATCATGATTGTTGTACTCATTGTTAATATTCTTGTTTATCTATCTTACATTCTGAAcgatatttgaaaataaaaaaggtctgCAGTCTGACCTAAAAGAAGCACGGGTAACATTAGCTTGGGATTTGCTATTCCCTTAAACTCAGTAGTTTATCAGCATGTAACTGGTCCTAGCCAGTTAATTGTTTCTTTTTGaagctcctgtcaggagtttttagcttgttatgaaacagactaatcAATACTGATGTCCCTATATAGCCTACTGAACCAGACCATCAATGACAACAATGATAGCTTATATAACTACATTTTTAATGCTAGAAACTGCTAGCATGTGATAGGTGTCGGACAAGTGATTAACTGCAAGCTGCCAGAACAACCCTTGTTTAAAATATATGCAGCAAAGCTTCTcaatatgaaaacatttgaCTGTTATAATAAAAAGGGATGTAATTTTTGTAGAAAAACATGCCTACACGTGTACAGGACAACATCAACAAAGATGCATggatttgtccacaggggacagtataatcaacacaaacccaaagttcctcacagcaacTTTAAGATCATTCACGTTTTGATATTGCTCAATATTAAAGAATAATTCTTCTTTAGGATAACAAAAAGAACATGTAATGACTGCATTGAATCTTTGTAAGTTTAtcatatatttaaacattttctccCCTGACTGCTCACTTAAACTTCTCTCAGCTGAGGAAGTAGTTGACATTGTGCACTATTGCAGTCAGCTCTTACTTTCTATCTATGTGCTgtcacttcctctttcttcttcatttttttcctgACTGCCTTCCCCCATCCATTtctgtctccccctctctttcaatcctctcctcttctctcaggGCTGTTTCTTTGGCCCATAAATAGGCCTGttggaggtgatggagggcctCTGAGGGAGACAGAGCACTTCGGCTGATTCCCAGAGAAAGGTAATGACAGGCCCCGTCAATACCCGGCGCTCCATTTACTACAGACCCCGTCTGCAGTACTAACAAGACTGGAGGCTAATACTCAGAGGACCCAGACCGTGTCCGCTCAGGTAATTCAACTGATGTCAAGATGGATGGCCTAAGATGTACTGATTACAAGCCCAAACTTCTCACTACAAGCTCCAAATCCCTGGAGCTCTGGTTGGTAGGAGTTTAAAAAATGCTTCAAGTATCTGATTTATTATTGTTCAAGAACCGCTTACACTACATTCAACTAATGTCTGCACTACAAGGCTAAGAAAGTGCCGTGTTGAATACTGAATGCTTCTCTAAATATCATACTTTAACTGAGGTTGTTTGGATCCACATGAAAGCATCAGTTTTTAGAAATCAAATTGACTTTTGTGCTTGAAGACATAAATTCAATCTGATTCTACTCTAAAAGGAATTTGCTTGCAAAGAATAGAAAATTATTGGAAGTGTAGCTttcttaaaatcaaacattcatCATGCTATGCACTAAAAATCCAAATATAATATTTTGCCAGAGTCAACGTTTTCAGTAACCTACTTTAAAAGTGCAGTTTTTCTTCCTGGATCCGTGGACAGAATGAGTGCACATAATATATTGCTGAGGGTTTACCATTTTTTGGCTTTCCTGATCAATCCCAACCTCTCGCCACAGCCCAATGGCTGCTGAACTTCAAGCTTTCGGAACACAGTAAACTGGCTTGCCTCTTTGCTTTGCTGACAAAACACCTCTCAGGCCATCTGATTTACCCGCTGTGTGCTCTGGACATGGTCTGTTTTTCTGGAACTGAAGTTGACAGGTTAAATGAAAATTCCTGTATGAGTACCAAAATCCAGGGTCAAGTTTGGGTGTTAAAACCGATCCCGGTAAAGCAGTGGATTAGAAAATTGAACATACAGgaatttctatttttataattatggataaaacatgtaaattcaaatagttttttgtttttggaaggCATTTCATGACCCCCTCTATTAGTGTTTCGCAACATCCCAGGCGTtcctgacccccactttgggaaccaatGGCTTAGATGAAAAGGTTTATGCTTAAACTTGAACATTTGTGAGATGTTAGCTCAAAGTTGGAATTACTTGGTTCAATTAGCAAACATCCACTCACTTCTGTGCTGCAATCAAGAACATTTATGAAATGAGTGAAGATCAAATTATACTCTCATTGTGTCTCATCTTTCCAAACATTTTCAATCCAAACTACGAGAgttcataaaacaaaatgtgcaaaatgaaCAGTAGTAAAAAGAAGCATGAGTATTGAAAACCAGCTCTGACCTCCTCAAACAGCTCCAGGCTGTATGTGTTGTCATCGTCAGCAAAGTAGACGATCCCTGCTTGGCTGCTGTTGGCGTTGAAGGTTTCCCTCAGCCACCGCAGGGCCAGATTCCTCTGCATGGTGCCCCTGGGGATTCTGGGGTCTCGAGTGTCACCCCTTAGCTTATAGTTCCTGGGTGTCTCTACATTGAGGTGAGTATAGTTAAGCCCAGTTTCTCTGAGGAGTCTTGTCACAAGAGGTGTTCTCCTTTGGGAGTCCTCCACCAGGATCCAGTGCAGGTTAGGAACATGGAGGAAGGTGTTTGCCAGCCGCGTGAGCTCCGCCTTCTGGACCGGACGACTATATGTAGGGGTGATGATATGGATGGTGGGCAGCACATCGGACCAGGGTGGAGGCCGTGTGTATACATATTCTGTCCTCACCACCTCCACTATGTCCTTATCTGAGGCACAGTATTCCTTGGAGTCCTGAGCCTGGCCGCCTGCCTCCCTCTTCCCCTCGACACCATCATCTGCAGATTTGGGGATAAGAAGACATGTAAGGCATTAGTGCAACCTTGGGCTGCCCTTTGTATATTTTCCTCAGGTGACTTAAACCCAATAGGGTAAAGTGTACCTGAGAGCCGGTGGTGGCGGACTGCAAGCCTCTCTGGAATGATAAAGATCTCTTTTACTAGGTGGTGACAGGCTGCAAAAAGTGAAAGCAGGCACTGTGAGAGGATAACACAGCTGATGGACAGAGAGACAGCGAGAGCAAAGGGACGGGAGGGGGTGAGTCTTGCTATTCCCTCAACGTTGCCTTGGGGCTTTTCttcataaagaaagaaaactgtgGGTATGTGGGTCCAGCGGACATGCCCTCTTTTATGTTCAGACTGAACCACAGACTCCCTCAGCCTTACCCTGCCCCACTCCATTCCCATAGCTTACCACCACTGTGTTATTTTCCTGCAGTAAGCACGGCTTTAGGCTATTCTGCTATAATCGGGCCGTCCTTGAGTTCACATTTGAATGTATAAAAAAGCAGATTTTGCACCAGACATCCCTAAAAGATGAGTCCAATTGCTATGATTACTGTGAGATGGGTCTGGCAGTTtgattgctgttattttcaagcTCTGGCTTCTTAGACCGAATTTTTGGTTGTGGGCATGGATTGAACACAACcaaaaaacatgtcaaaattCAGATACCATGATACTTTGGCTTATAAATGACTTTGACTTGCATATTCTGAAGTGATGGGGTTATTCTGCTGGGATAAAAAATGTCTACATTGGTGGTTACTACACTTTTATGCACTGCAATAGAATATTGTGGAGTTGGGGAGTCCAGGTAAAACCAAACACatgttaaaaatgagaaaactgCAAGATTACAACATTTCAGCCTGGTTGGTTGTACTGTACATAAAGTAAATTACACAAGACACATGACGGACAACATTACAGTTAAATCTTAACATCAAGGTGCTCCTTAATGTGATAAAACGCTAtctctttttgtccttttttattgtttttgtttcaaacagTTTGTTCAGGGGGAGAAAACTGAATATCTAACCAAACTAAGGCTGTATTTGGTTCCCTTTACGCTCACGTTAGTCATATGAACCGATGTTTAAAGTGTCAGCAGTTGCAGCACTTCAGTAGTAATGTATTTGCACACCTACATATTATTTTGTCTCATTTTATAAGAAGGAAACGACACATTTGAAAGTATAAGTGACAAAAAGGTGACCACTCAACAAAGATTtgcatgtaaacaatgttagatCAATCAGGCGACACATACCGCAGTGACTCCAGAGGTTAGAGCTGTGACCAAGATGTTAGGTCATGATGGATAGAATATGATAATGAAATCATTAAGGTGCTTAATTTCTTTTCATTGTGCTAATGGTAATCTTTCGTCACTGTTCTGCCTGAGTACCATTTGCACCTCCAACATAAGGAGGATCTTTCTGCAGCAGATAGATTAACACAATCTGCTGATGGCCAGATGTTCAACAGAGGCTGCCAGTGAGCACGCTGCCAAAAACCCTCTAGCTTCTCTTTTTAAGAGCATAAAAAAGGAAGCTAGTGTGCGTAGCTGGGTCAAATGACACtgccaaaaaacacttttttaaaaactctattGTGTCTTCACTTAATCCCAGAAGATATCAAAATGACTAAAGGCATAAAATTGTAAACGGAGAGAACAAAATGCTTATGTGCACCTCTCAAGTCTTAACTTTTCATATTCAAGGTTTTCACATAAATGTAACACATAATCATTTCTATTGATCTGTCTTCACTGGTGTTGTGTTCAGGCTGTCTCAAGTAGTTTGTTTaaacctgttttgtttgttagaCGCTGTATGTGTGTTCCCGACTTTCAAAGAAGAGGGCAAAGAACATTATTGATTTGCTGTTGCTCTAATTTGGGCTTGTTTACTTTTCAGCATACTTGACATTTTACACTGTTGGTTTATGATCTCTGAGAGGCTCatgagtttgtgttttaatgactCACACTGGTGTTCAGCCATGGAAGCAAAATATTCCATGAAAATtagaaagcagaaaaacatttattttattttctgatgaaACAGGAATTGAAATTAACTTCCACCGAATTTCAGAGAGGTAAATCTGGTAATCTGGGAGTAGTTTGAATCTAAATGAACAAGATAATTAATGGATATGCTGTTTTACACTAacatgttgtgttgttcagaatGTTAGTTGGTAGGCTGTGATTaattgtggggtttttttataATTCAGAGCAAGTTAATGTCAACATTAGAGAATTATTCAGATTGGACAAATCTAGAGGATTTTATTAAACCAACAGACAAAGTCTATTACTTAATTAAAAATGTCTCCTCTATGTACAATATGTGATGCTAACTTCCAAGTCTTAATCATGCACATAAAATGAACAATGATGAGGTTTATAATGAGCAGACAAGTGTTATTGAGCTCTGATGAAGCTGATGGTCATGGTTTCTGAGTGCCTCTAAATGGCGGGCCTGTTGTCTAAACCTGAAGTGTAGTGTTAGGTTCAAGGACCCACTTCAGGTCTGATACTGCCGGTGAAGTGTACTGCGTACCCTTGCGAATGGCGAGGAGGGGAGCTATAGCGCTTTGGTGCCAAACAGTGATGAGCAACGTCCAAGGTAACACGATCAACACGATGGCAAGAATATCTCTTCTCTTCGGCATCTCCAGGATCGGTTATTTGGCTCAACATTAcctggagagaaaagagggacatATTAtcaatttttgcattttatagcacagatggaaaaacaacCTTTGACAAccctgaaaaaatgtactcataTCTGAATTGGAGTTAATATTTGCATAAAAAAcacgaacacaaacacatcacattCTTACTCATTAATATGTGGTTCTCAGTCACTTTATAGAATACATGACAATAACCTGTTGCGGAAAGATCATATTAGGATGACACTGGATGACAGCAGCATTAATGATAAAATGTCATTTATGAAAGTGAAAAAGAGCCTGGGGGGCACACGAGATGTGTGATTTCTGTTGATAGAGCTTTTGAAACAAATACTCTGCAGCAGACTGAGCAACCAAAAGACTGACGCGATGCAGcaggtatttattttttacctctgcaaaaaataataattgaagaGGTTTTAAAATAATACTGTCACAGCCAATGGATGGAAGGTCAAAGCCACTGAACGAGGCCATGAAAGAAGCTTTCGCCCTCTGCCAACCTGATGAGCTCATCTGTGCCATCACTGAGGACGGGCAGTGACTTCATGCcttgtgcaaaaaaaaccctATTCACCGGCCAAATGGCAGGAAATGATGTCACCACACTGCGGGTGGACTGGCAAATGTGCAGAGTCCAGACCATTTTGTACAGCTTTGAATCCCTCTCAGAAGTCTAACTGCAGCATAAAcagagtattgactaaaaccgggagtGGCTTTTTAGACTTAAAGTTTATGCTTGAAACCACACTGAAATACTGAGGCTGAAGCTGCATGTCCCAGTCAGTCACTGTAGCTGTCCACACTAGCGTGTTAAGATGTGTTGCATATAAATGATCACAGACTGATGTgttgaaataacatttaatgAAACATGGATGACACAGTAGTAGTTTGTCAAAGAAAGAAGACCTGCAATGTATTCATCTTGATTTGGTTACTGCTCCTTTAACTACATTCTTGCTCATTTACATTGAATTAAAGTATGACAGACCTCCCCTTCCCTCTTAGGGTCAGCCTCTTCTCCTCTTAAATGCTTCTGGCATAATGCCTAGCACTAACAGGGAAAACACAGTTATTAACCGATCTGCTCAATTAAACAAAGGAGAAAAGACATAATGTGAG
This genomic interval carries:
- the LOC117825914 gene encoding galactosylgalactosylxylosylprotein 3-beta-glucuronosyltransferase 1 isoform X1, giving the protein MPKRRDILAIVLIVLPWTLLITVWHQSAIAPLLAIRKACHHLVKEIFIIPERLAVRHHRLSDDGVEGKREAGGQAQDSKEYCASDKDIVEVVRTEYVYTRPPPWSDVLPTIHIITPTYSRPVQKAELTRLANTFLHVPNLHWILVEDSQRRTPLVTRLLRETGLNYTHLNVETPRNYKLRGDTRDPRIPRGTMQRNLALRWLRETFNANSSQAGIVYFADDDNTYSLELFEEMRSTRKVSVWPVAFVGGLRYESPKVNAAGKVYGWKTVFDPHRPFAIDMAGFAINLRLILFKPQAYFKLRGVKGGYQESSLLRELVTLNDLEPKAANCTKILVWHTRTEKPVLVNEGKKGFTDPNVEI
- the LOC117825914 gene encoding galactosylgalactosylxylosylprotein 3-beta-glucuronosyltransferase 1 isoform X3, with translation MPKRRDILAIVLIVLPWTLLITVWHQSAIAPLLAIRKDDGVEGKREAGGQAQDSKEYCASDKDIVEVVRTEYVYTRPPPWSDVLPTIHIITPTYSRPVQKAELTRLANTFLHVPNLHWILVEDSQRRTPLVTRLLRETGLNYTHLNVETPRNYKLRGDTRDPRIPRGTMQRNLALRWLRETFNANSSQAGIVYFADDDNTYSLELFEEMRSTRKVSVWPVAFVGGLRYESPKVNAAGKVYGWKTVFDPHRPFAIDMAGFAINLRLILFKPQAYFKLRGVKGGYQESSLLRELVTLNDLEPKAANCTKILVWHTRTEKPVLVNEGKKGFTDPNVEI
- the LOC117825914 gene encoding galactosylgalactosylxylosylprotein 3-beta-glucuronosyltransferase 1 isoform X2 translates to MPKRRDILAIVLIVLPWTLLITVWHQSAIAPLLAIRKERLAVRHHRLSDDGVEGKREAGGQAQDSKEYCASDKDIVEVVRTEYVYTRPPPWSDVLPTIHIITPTYSRPVQKAELTRLANTFLHVPNLHWILVEDSQRRTPLVTRLLRETGLNYTHLNVETPRNYKLRGDTRDPRIPRGTMQRNLALRWLRETFNANSSQAGIVYFADDDNTYSLELFEEMRSTRKVSVWPVAFVGGLRYESPKVNAAGKVYGWKTVFDPHRPFAIDMAGFAINLRLILFKPQAYFKLRGVKGGYQESSLLRELVTLNDLEPKAANCTKILVWHTRTEKPVLVNEGKKGFTDPNVEI